One genomic segment of Arachis duranensis cultivar V14167 chromosome 4, aradu.V14167.gnm2.J7QH, whole genome shotgun sequence includes these proteins:
- the LOC107484802 gene encoding uric acid degradation bifunctional protein TTL-like, translated as MAMASPFSSLQHAISVAREIWFHKMNVWCWLEAISGRSCFNKYLEMANKSIMQELYKWGSMYEKKFGYVFVTCASGKSSEDILAELKMCFTNKHAVELDIALQEEMKFIELQITELLSKKSTQIVNDGDEIDSTNNLDDISSTGIDMSMQFDLNKVSKEDNITLDYQQVEDDVHVAK; from the exons ATGGCTATGGCCTCGCCATTCTCTTCATTGCAACATGCAATTTCTGTTGCCAGAGAGATATGGTTTCACAAAATGAATGTGTGGTGTTGGTTGGAGGCTATTTCAGGACGCTCTTGTTTCAATAAATACTTGGAAATGGCTAACAAATCTATCATGCAG GAACTTTATAAATGGGGATCAATGTACGAGAAGAAATTTGGATATGTTTTTGTGACATGTGCATCTGGAAAAAGCTCTGAAGACATACTTGCTGAATTGAag aTGTGCTTTACAAACAAGCATGCAGTTGAGTTGGATATTGCATTACAGGAGGAAATGAAATTTATAGAATTGCAAATTACAGAGCTTCTTTCCAAAAAATCTACCCAAATTGTCAACGACGGAGATG AGATTGATTCAACAAACAATTTAGACGACATCTCCTCTACTGGCATTGACATGTCCATGCAGTTTGACCTGAATAAAGTGTCGAAAGAAGACAATATAACTTTAGATTACCAACAGGTAGAAGATGACGTACATGTTGCAAAATAG